The Meiothermus ruber DSM 1279 genome includes the window TGGCCTTTCACCCTGGGGGCCTTTGTGCTGGCGGGTCTGCTGGCGTTTGTGTTGTATGCCACCCGGACGGGGCTTTCGCTGCGTTCGGTGGGCGAGAACCCGGCGGCTGCCGACCTGCTGGGCATCAACGTACTGCGGGTGCGCTACGCTGCGGTGGCGGCGGGTGGGTCGCTGGCCGGGCTGGCCGGGGCCTACCTTTCGCTGGTCTACCGCCCCTCCTGGACCGATGGTATGACCGCGGGGCTGGGCTGGATTGCGGTGGCGTTGGTGATTTTTGTGGGCTGGAGCCCTGTGCGGGCCGTATTCGGGGCGGTCTTTTTCGGGCTTCTGTACTACCTGCAGTTCCGGTTGCAGGGGCAGGTGGCCGTCCCTTCAGAGGTATTTGCGAGCCTGCCCTACCTTCTGGTTATACTTGTGCTGGCTTTGTCCGGGCTGCGCGGGCAGCAGGGCAACGCCCCTGAAGCGCTGGGAAAACCCTATCGGCGAGGTGAACGCTAAAGCCTACCCGACAAGGGCATGTTGGGTGGGCTGGTTGAAGGGGGATGTATGCGAAAGACTTGGTTGATCGGTACGGTGATGGCGCTGGTGCTTGGCCTGGGGATGGCCCAGCAGTCCAACCTCAAAGCCTGCTTTATCTATGTAGGCCCCATCGGCGATGTGGGCTGGACTTACGCCCACGACGAGGCCCGGCGGGCTGCTGAGAAGGCCATTCCGGGTCTTACCACCCAGTACGTGGAGTCGGTTAAGCCGGCCGACACCCTGGCCACGGTAGACCGGCTGGTTGCGGGCGGTTGCAACGTAATCTTCACCACCTCCTTCGACTTCATGGATCCGACCCTCGAGGCCGCCAAGAAGTACCCCGAGGTCATCTTTGCCCATGCATCCGGCTTTAAGCGGGCCCCCAACATGCTCACCTACATGGCCGATTTCTACCAGATCTACTACCTGAACGGCCTGATGGCGGGCGCCCTCACCAAGAGCGGCAAGGTGGGCTATGTGGCGGCTTTCCCCATCCCCGAGCTCAAGCGCCACATCTCGGCTTTCGCCCTGGGCGTGCGCGCGGTCAACCCCCGGGCCACCGTGAATGTGAAGTGGATCAACGCCTGGTACGACCCCGTGAAGGCCCGTGAGGCCGCCGAGGCCCTGATGGCCGAGGGCAACGATATCCTGGCCTTTACCGAGGACACCGCCACGGTCATCCAGACCGCGGCCCGGCGCCGGGTGCCCAGCTTCAGCCACTACAACTCGATGTACAAGTACGCGCCCGACTACGTGGTCTCGGGGCAGTTGGTGGACTGGAGCGTCATTTACATCGACATCCTGAAAAAGGTGCAGAACGGCACCTACACCCCCAGGAACCTGCAAAACGTGGACTACTGGTGGCTGGCCCGCGAGAAAGCGGTGATGCTGGGGGCCCAGGTGGGCATGCCCATCAACCCCAAGTTCGAGGCGGCCCTGAAGCAGGCCAGCATGACCGTGAACGGCAAGAAAGTGAGCGTCTACGACCGGGTGATGGAGCTGTACAAAGACATCCAGAGCGCCAACCCCAAATGGGATCCCTTCACCGGCCCCATCCGTGACCGCAACGGGATTCTGCGCGTGCCGGCAGGGCGCAAGATGACCGTGAAGGAGCTCAACGAGATGCAGTGGGTGGCCCCTGGGGTGGTGGGCCCGGTGCCAGACGAGCCCAAATAATCTCAGCGGAAGCTTTCTGCCTGGCCTGGTCTGTCCAGGCCAGGTTTTTTTGGCAGGGCGGGCCTGCGCTTGCGAGGGGCCTGGGCTTGCCTGTACCATGCGCAGAACATGAACCTCCAGCTATCCGATCTCCAGTACGCAGTGGACGTGGCGATGGGCCGTCAGCCGGGAAGCCTGCTGCTCAAAAATGCGCGGCTGGTCAATGTGTTCACGCTGGAAATCCAGCACACCCACATCCTGCTGGCCGGGCGGCTGATAGCCGCGGTGGGGCCGGCGTACGCTCAGGCCCCGGCAGCCGAGGTGGTGGATCTGGAGGGCCGCTGGGTGGCCCCCGGCCTGATTGACGGGCACGTGCACCTCGAGTCCTCCCTGGTCTCGCCGGCGGAGTACGCCAAGGGGGTGGTGCCCCGGGGGGTGACCGGGGTGGTCACCGACCCCCACGAGATCGCCAATGTGGCCGGGGTAGCGGGCATCGAGTGGCTGATGCAGGCCAGCGAGGGGCTGCCCCTGGAGGTCTGGATCACCGTGCCCTCCTCGGTGCCTTCCACGCCCCTCGAGACCAGCGGTGCGGTGCTGGGGCTGGCCGAAATTGAGCGGCTGCTGGCCCACCCGAGGGTGGTGGGGGTGGCCGAGCTGATGAGCTTTCCGGCCATCCTGGCCGCCGACGCCACCGAGCTTGGCAAGGTGCTCCTGGCCGAGCGCTCCCGCAAGTCGCCCGAAGGCCATGCCCCCACCCTGGTGGGGCCTGCGCTGCAGGGCTATTTAGCCAGCGGCATCGCCTCCGATCACGAGAGCACCACCCTGGAGGAGGGGCGGGCCAAGCTCGAGGCCGGCTGCTTCCTGATGGTGCGCGAAGGCTCGACCACCCGCAACCTGGAGGCCCTGGCCCCGCTGCTGCGCCCGGAACATGGTGAGCGCATCGGCCTGGTGACCGACGATCGGCTGCCCTCCGACCTGCTCAGGGAGGGTGGGGTGGACTTCCTGGTGCGCAAGGCCATCGGGCTGGGGGTAGACCCGGCCTATGCCATCCGCGCCGGTAGCTGGAACGTGGCCCGCCACTACCGTCTTTTGCGCCGAGGCGCTATTGCCCCCGGCTTCCAGGCCGACCTGGTGGTGCTGGACGACCTGCACAGCTTCCGGGCCCAGGCCGTCTACCAGCAAGGCCGCCGGGTGGCCCGCCAGGGGCGGCTGGAGGTGGCCCTGCCCAAGACCGAAGTCTCGGGGGCGGTTTCGCACACCGTGCGGCTGCCCGAACTGCACCCCCAGGATCTGCAAATACCGGCCAGCCCGGGGAAGGTGCGGGTGATCCGGGCCATACCGCACCAGGTGCTAACCGCCGAGGAGCACCTCGAGCCCACCGTGCGCGATGGGGAGGTGGTGGCCGACCCCAGCCGCGACCTGGCCAAGCTGGTGTGTTTTGAGCGCCACGGCAAAAACGGCCGCATCGGTAAGGGTCTGGTGACCGCGTTTGGCCTGCAAAAAGGAGCCCTGGCCTGCACGGTGGGCCACGACCACCACAACCTGATGGCGGTGGGGGTCTCGGACGCCGACATCGTAACGGCGGCCCGCCGGCTCTGGGCCCTGGGCGGTGGGATGGTGGCGGTGGCCGACGGCGAGGTGCTGGCCGAGCTGGCCCTGCCCATCGCCGGCCTGATGACCGATGAGCCGCTGGAGGTGGTGGACGCCCGGCTACAGGACCTCGAGGCCGCCGCCAAAACCCTGGGGGTGACCCTGCCCGACCCCTACATGGCGCTTTCCTTCCTGGGCCTGGCGGTGATCCCCGAGCTGCGCCTGACCGACCACGGTCTGGTGGATGTGCGGCAGGGGGCGGTGGTGGGGCTCTTTGTAGAATAGGTCGGCATGACCGTTCTACTGCGTGGCCTGATCCTTCACACACCCCACAACCCCTTCCATACCGCCGGGGCCCTCGAGGCCTTTTCCGACGGGGGATTGGCTCTGCGGGATGGGCAGATCGTCGCGCTGGGCAGCTTTTCCGAGGTTCGAAAACACCACCCCGAGGCCCCGGTGCAGGACTGCCGCGAAGGGGTGCTGCTGCCGGGACTGGTGGACACCCACGTGCACTACCCGCAGACCCGGGTGATTGGCGCGATGGGCTACTCGCTGCTGGACTGGCTGGAAAAGCGCACCCTGCCCCTGGAGGCCCGGCTTTCCGACAACAGGCTGGCCCGTGAGCTGGCCCGCGAGTTCGTCTGGCTCCTCTTGCGCAACGGCACCACCACCGCGCTGGTCTTCGGCTCGCACTTTCAGGGGGCTACCGCCAACCTGTTTGGGGCCGCCGAGGACGTGGGCCTGCGCATCATCGCTGGGCAGGTCTGCTCCGACCGCATGCTGCGCCCCGAGCTGCACACCACCCCCGAGCGGAGCTACGCCGAGCAGAAGATGCTCATCCAGCGTTTTCATGGCCGGGGCCGGTTGCGCTACGCGGTGACCCCCCGCTTTGCCCTCTCGGCCTCGGAGGGGTTGCTCGAGGTCTGCCAGGCGCTTTTGCAGGAGCACCCCGACCTGCACTTCACCACCCACATCAACGAGAACCTCGAGGAGATTCGCACCGTAGCCGAGCTTTTCCCCTGGAGCCAGCACTACCTGCACACCTACGACCGCTTCGGCCTGGTCACCGAGCGCTCGGTCTTTGCCCACAACGTCCACCCCACCGAACCCGAACTGGCCCGCCTGGCCGAAGCCCGGGCGGCCATCGCCCACTGCCCTAGCTCCAACGCCTTTATCGGCAGCGGCATCTTCCCCATGAACCGACACCTGCGGCACGGGGTTCGCTTCGGGCTGGGCTCGGACGTGGGGGGCGGCACCGGGTTCAGCCTGCTCAAGGAGGGCCTGATGGCCTACCTGGCCCAGCGCTACGCCCCCGAGGGGGTGGGCCTGACCCCGGCCCACCTGCTTTACCTGGCTACCCAGGCCGGGGCCGAGGTGCTGGGCCTGGGCGAGACCGTGGGGAGTTTGACCCCCGGCAAGGCCGCCGACGTGATCTGGGTGCGGCCCGAACCCGGCAGCACCCTCGAGGTGCACTTCCGCCACCTGGACTCGGCAGAGGACTTGCTGGGCTCGCTCTTCACCCTGCACGGCGAGGCCCAGGTGCACAGGGTCTGGCTCGAGGGCCGCGAAGTGATGGTATCTTGACCCGCATGGAACAGGTGTATGTGCTTCCGGCCTCGGTGTTTCCAGCGGCCCAGGCTTCCCTCATCCCGCTCGAGGCCGCGCTCTTACGGAGAATTGAGCAGGAGGGGTTTTTCCTCAAGCGCCCCCAGGCCGAGGAAGACCCCACCCACCGCCAGATCATCCCCTATGCGGTGGTGCGCCACCGGGGCCGGTTTTTCCTGATGCGCCGCACCAAAGGCGGGGCCGAGGCCCGGCTCCACAACCGGTACACCCTGGGCGTGGGCGGGCACATCAACCCCGAAGATGTGGGCGGCAACCCGGTCTTGGATGGGCTGCGCCGCGAACTTCTGGAAGAGGTGGGCGTTCGGGCCTACACCGCGCAGCCCGTGGGCTTCATCGTTATGGCCGACAGCCCGGTGAGCCGGGTGCACGCGGGCGTGGTGTTTGTGGTAGAGGCGGAAGACGAACCGCGGGTGATGGAAGCGGAGAAGCTCGAGGGCCGCCTGGCCTCGCTGGAAGAGGTGCAGCAGGTGTACGAGGGGCTCGAGGGCTGGTCGAAGGTGGTGGTGGACTGGCTCAGGGCTAGATGTTTTTGAAAGCCAGAATCTCGAGGGCATCTTGGCGGTTTCCGTCACAACTGATACGGCGGGGCGCTGGCAGGACGATGATTGCATAGCCCGCTTTGGTGTAGAGTTCGTGAATTCGATCGGTGAGTTGGTTGGAAATTATCACGGGGCCGCGATGCTTTTCTAGGTACTCCACCAAACGAACCTGATCATTCCAGGAAAACCCTCCCGGACTGTACTGCGTGAATTCAACGTCATAAGGCGGATCGGCGTACACGAAAGCGTCGGGGTCAATTGCAAGTTCGCTGAAGTCGCCGGTCTTAAACTCCCAGTCGCGGAAAACTTCTCTGTAGCCTGAGAAATCGGTCTGGTAGTTGACCGTCTTATACTTTCCAAACGGCACATTAAACTCACCCGAAGCGTTGAAGCGACACAGCCCGTTGTAGCCCGTTCGGTTGAGATAGTAGAACAGCGCCGCCGCTTCAGCAGTATTGGCTCTTTTCTCACGTATGAGCTGATTGAAACGCTTGCGATAGTCTAGATAGAATTCCCGCTCGTAAACCATTGGTATCGAAATTTGCAGCCCACGTCGAACCCACTGATAAAAGTTGATCAGATGAGGGTTGCTATCGTTCAGCAGAGCTGATTTAGGTCTCAGGCCCAAAGTGACCCCCATTCCGCCAACAAAGGGTTCGACGAAAAGCCGGTCACGGTGTTTAGACCAGTGCGGCTGGAGGTGTTTCACCAGCCAGCGTTTCCCTCCAGCCCACTTGAGCAGCGGAGGCAGGTCAGCCCTAAAAAGCGGTTCGGCTACCATTGGTCACCTCATTCTCTACAAAAAAACCGCTTGAACCAAAGATCGGCATATTCCTCGCGCACGAACCCCTCAACCATAGCCCAGCGTTCGTAGGATTGGCGAAAGCCTGCCCCGGAAAACACAACGATGGAATGAACACCCAACAAACGGTCTCGTTTGGCTTCCTCAAGGGCCCGAAACAGCTTGTCTTCTGCCGAGCCACTGGTTTTTTGTTCTTTACACTCAATATAGAGGTAGGGTTTGAGTTCACCGTTCTCCTTTCGCAAAACGGCAATATCTACCCTTCTACCGGTTTCTCGAATGGCACTTCCCAATGGAGAGAGGTATTCCTCTTGCACTACATAATCGTTCAGTCCACAGTTTTTTAGGATTTGCTCCAGTAAAAACTTGATTCGCTCACGTAGGCTTGCGGACATACCAAGAGTTTATGATAGGAACCATTATCTGACCAGATCATCTGAAGAAGACAGAACCGAACCTGCTAGACTTGGCTATCCGGTTGTTATAAACTTTGACTCGGTATAAAAATAGCTAACCCAAAGCTATAACCCTTTTTCGCCTGGAGGACAGAATGCGAATCAAGAAGATCGGTGTGGTGGGTTCGGGGACGATGGGCGGTGCGATTGCCGCGCTGGCGGCCTCGGCGGGGGTGCCGGTGGTGATGCTGGACATTCCCGGCCAGGAAGACAAGCTCGAGCTGGTCAAAAAAGGCCTCGAGCGCCAGCTCAAGAGCAAGCCGGCTAGCTTCATGGACAAAAGCCGGGCCTCCTTAATCGAGCTGGGCACCACCGACGAGCTGGAAAAACTCAAAGACTGCGACTGGATCGTGGAGGTCATCATCGAGAAGCCGGAGCCCAAGCAGGCTTTGTTCGCCCGGATCGAGGCCCTGGGCACCCAGGCCATCGTGAGCTCCAACACCTCCGGCATCCCCATGAAAACCCTGCTGGAGGGGCGGGGTGAGGCCTTCCGCAAGCGCTTTTTGGGCACGCACTTCTTCGCCCCGGTGCGCTACCTGCACCTGCTGGAACTGATTCCCACCCCCGAGACCGACCCGGCGGTGCTCGAGACCATGCGCCGCTTTGGCGAGCGCATTCTGGGTAAGGGCACGGTCATCTGCAAAGACGCCCCCGGCTTCATCGCCAACCGGCTGGGGGTGTTTGGGATGGCCCAGGCCATGCGCCTGATGATGTCGGAGGGCCTCACCATCGACGAGGTGGACGCCCTCACCGGCCCGCTGGTGGGTCGCCCCAAGAGCGCCACCTTCCGTACCGGCGACATCTCCGGTCTGGACGTGCTCAAGCTGGTCTCCACCGAGCTTTCGCACACCACCGGCGAGGACTTCCGTATGCCCGACTGGGTAGAGAGCCTCATCCAGCAGGGCCACCTGGGCGAGAAAACCGGGGCTGGCTTCTACAAAAAGGTGGGCAAGGACATCTACACCTACGACTACACCAGCGGCGAGTACAAGCCCCAGCAGAAACTGCGCCTGGATGAAATCGCCGCCATCAAAGACCTGCCCCTCAACGAGCGCTTGAAGCGGGTGGGCGACCTGCCCGGCAAGTACGGGGCTTTTGCCCGCAAGCTGTTTTTGTACAACGCCCACTACGCCCTCGAGAAAGCCCAGGAAATCGCCTACGACATCGTCTCGGTAGACCGGGCGCTGGAGTGGGGCTTCGCCTGGGAGCAGGGCCCCTTCAAGAACATGGACGCGGTGGGCCTGGACTACCTGCGCAAGGGCTTCGCTGAGCTGGGCCTGCCCGAGCCCGAGCTGCTCAAAAAAGCCCAGGGCAGCTTCTACAAAGACGGCCACTACCTGGGCTTCGATGGGCAGTACCACCCCATCCCGGCGGAAGAGGGGGTGATCCGACTGCAAACGGTTAAGCAGGCCGGCAAGACCCTGCTGGAAGGGAAGGAGTACGCCCTGCTCGACCTGGGCGATGGGGTGGCCCTCTTCGAGAACCGGGCCAAGATGGGCACCTGGGGGGACGGCTCCATCTCCGGGCTGCACAAAGCCCTGGACTGGGTGGAGGCCAACGGCTATGCGGGGCTGGTGATCGGGCACGAAGACCCCCGCACCTTTAGCGCCGGGGCCAACCTGGCGCTGGTGCTGATGGCCGCCCAGGAGGGGGCCTGGGACGACCTCGAGCTAGCCACCCGCCGCTTCCAGCAGACCTCCATGCGCCTGCGCCGCTCACCCTTCCCGGTGGTGGCCGCGCCCTTCGGCCTGACCCTGGGTGGCGGGGCCGAGTTCAGCCTGCACAGCAGCGCCATTCAGGCCCACGCCGAGCTTTACATGGGCCTGGTCGAGACCGGGGTGGGCCTGCTGCCCGGTGGGGGCGGCACCAAGGAGATGCTTTTCCGCTTCACCCAGGAGCTTGCGGCCTATGGGCCCGAGATTGACCTGTTCGAAGGGGTCAAGCGGGCCTTCCAGATGATCATGCTGGCCCAGACCAGCACCAGCGCCCTCGAGGCCCGCAACATGGGCTTTTTGCGCCCGAGCGACGGTATCAGCATGAACCGCGACCGCCTGATCGCCGACGCCAAGCGCCGGGTGCTCTTCATGGCCCCCGACTTCGTGCCACAACCCCCCATGAAGGTGCGGGCCCTGGGCAAGGAGGCGCTGGGCAACCTGCACTACGCCCTGTGGCAGTTCCAGGAAGCCAAACAGGCCAGCGAGCACGACGTGGTGGTGGGCAAAGCCGTGGCCTACGTCCTGTGCGGTGGCGACGGGCCGGCCCGCGAGGTAACCGAGCAGGACATCCTGGATCTGGAACGCGAAGGCTTCCTCAAACTCCTGGGCACCAAGAAAACCCAGGAGCGCATCGCCCATACCCTCAAGACCGGCAAACCTCTGAGAAACTAAGCACCCAACCGATGGCAGTCCGGGCCCCGCTCGAGTGCAAAAATCACCGGTGGGGCCCGGTGGTCTTGCTAGGGTGGGCCTTGGGGGGGATGATTCGGGGAATGGCCCAGCTCGACGCCGTCAAGGGAGTTGCACAGGCGCTCAAGCACCTGGAAAGGGGAGAAGCTGCGCAGGCCCTGCGAGTGCTCGATAAAGTTTCCTGGGCAGATCTGGGCTGGCCGGATTACTGGCGGGTGCGGGCCGAGGCTTTTTTGCTGCTGGGGGAGGCCAGACGGGCGGCCAAGTGCGCCGAGGAAGGTTTGCACGAGGCCCCGGATAACCTCGAGCTGCTTGTGGTGTACATTCGTGCTTTGCTGCAAGCGCAGGACTACCACAAGGCCCAGGAGGCGCTGAACCACGCGTCGCAGCTATTTCCGCAGAGCCTCGAGCTCCAGCAGTTGGCCGAGACCCTTGCACAGCACGAAACAGCTAGCCACCCCCTGCCCCCTTCGCCAATGGAAGCCTGGCGCCAGCCCAAAAACCGGCCCTCGAGGAAGCCACTGTTTGATGAGGCCGAGGCCCGGGCCATCCGCCGGGCTTTCCAAACCCCTGCCTATAAGCCGAGAAACCGGCCAGGTTTTGTGCTCCGGGCCTTTTTGTGCCTGCTGCTGGGCCTGGGCTTGTACTGGCTCTGGGCGCGAAACCCTGGCTGAGACCGGGGATCACACCCAATGTGGGCTGTGATTCGTAGGATGCCGGCAGGATTTCGTATGCTGTTGTGGATGCGTCGCTGGATCTGGTTTGTTCTGCCCCTGATCGGACTGGTAGGGTGGTGGTTGCTTCAGCCTAAACCAACTGCTGCGCCGGAGGCTTTACCCTCCGCAACCCTGCAGCGGCTGGACGGCCCGGCCGTCCAACTGTCCGACTTTAAAGGCAAGCCCATCGTGCTCAACGCCTGGGCCACCTGGTGCGGCCCTTGCCGGCGCGAGATGCCGCTCCTGGTGGAGGCCGCACGCGCCCACCCGGGGATCCAGTTTATTTTTCTGAACATCAGCGATGGCCCGGAGGCCGTAAAGGCTTTCCAGCGGGAACTCAAGCTGCAAATCCCCAACGTGCTGCTGGACCCCGAAGCCACACTCAGCGATCCCTTGCGCATTCAGGGCTTGCCAGTGACCCTGTTTTACAACGCCGAGGGCGTGCTGGTGAACCGCCACATCGGCGAGATAAAAGCTGAGACGCTCGAGGCCCTGCTCAAAGCCTTGTAGCCGCGGGCTAGGGGTGGGGATCAAGGCACTGGGTGCACCGGCCATATAGCACAATTTCGTGGCGCTCGGTTTTGAAGCCCTGGGGCGCCATAAACGAGAAGTCCCCTGGACAGCCCTCGAGCTCGAAGACCTTGCCACAGCGTGTGCAATGGAAGTGATGGTGGTGTTTTTTGCCAGATAGCTCGTAGCGCGGGGCCTCACCGGGGAGTTCAACCGGGATCGCGCTGCCCTCTTCGACCAAACCCTTCAGGGTGCGATAGACGGTTGCGATGCCCAGGCCGGGCACCTTGTGCCGGGCGGCCTCGAGCACCTCGGAGGGGGAGAGCGGTCGGTTGAGCTCTTGCATCACCTGACGGATGGCCTGCCGCTGGCGTGTGGAGCGCTCCATACTCTTCAGCATAGCAGATGGGCCTCTTGACATAATGATAATGGGTTATCATTATGAATGCGGTGCAGCAGAGGCTTCATAAAGCCGGCCTGCGGTTTAACTTGGGACTATCTTTGTGAAATGCTGGAAATACCCTGAAAAGCGGATGGTAAAGAAAACGCCGTCTTTCGCTTGGGAGGGGTAGAAGGCTGCCCACCTGAAGACGCGAGGAGGTTATGCATGCGAAGTATGGTTTGGACAGGGGTTGTGCTGGTTCTGGGCCTTGGCATCGCCCAGGCTAACACCCTTTCAATCTCGGCGACCACAGGTTTTTTGGCCGACATGGTGCGGAATGTGGGGGGCAGCCGGGTCTCGGTTGTGCAGGTGGTGCCCGATGGCAGCGATCCCCACAGCTTTGAGCCACGCCCCTCGGTGGTGCGGGCCATTGCCGGTTCCAGGGTTTTGTTTGCCAACGGCCTTTTCCTCGAGCCGTTTTTAGAGAAGCTCGAGGCCCAGCTTCCGGCCGGTGCCCGCGTGGTTAAGCTGGCCGAAGGGATGCCGAACCTGATCGAGGTGGCCGAAAATGGGCCCCACCAGGAAGCCGAGCATGCCCATGACCACGGTGCTTACGACCCCCACCTCTGGCTCGACCCCACCTATGGGCTAAGGTACGTAGAAAAGATACGCGATGCCCTGATAGCCCTGGATCCTGCCGGGCGGGCCATCTATACCCAGAATGCGGCCCGCTATATTCAGCGGATTCGCCAGGTCGACGCCGAGGTACAGCGCTGCCTGGCGGCCATACCTCAGGCCCGGCGCAAGCTGGTTTCGCAGCACGAATCGCTCAGCTACTTTAACCGCTACTACCGCCTCGAAAGCCTGGGCAGCATCGCCGACTTTGTCGGTCAGGAACGGGGCCCAGCCAGCCTGGCCCGGCTGGCCCAGGTAATGAAAAGAGAAGGTGTGCGGGTGATATTTGTCGAGCCTCAGTTTTCACAAAGCCAGGCGCGCTCTTTGGCCGAGGCCACCGGGGCCCGCATCGTGCGCATCTACTCCGATGCCTTCGACCGTGCGGTTGACTCCTACCTCGAGCTGATACAGGCCAACGGTCAGGCTATTTGCACGGCCTTCAAGTAAAGGTATGCGGCCCAATCCCCTCAATGTGCAGTTCTGGCTATGGGGCCAGGATGTGCTGGCGGGCTACCTCGAGGCCTTTGGTTTTAGGAGATACCCCAATGCCAGCGGCCAAGGCTCGAGCCTCTACCGCAAGGGGCCGGTAGGGCTCCACTCGAGCACGGCCTGGCTGGGTATCGCCCAGGGGTGCTGGTCTATAAGCGGCCGGTCGAAGGCTTTTTTCTGCTCGAGGATGACCAGTCCATGCCGCTTCTGCCCGAACAGGCTCGACCGGTGGATCGGGTCTGGGGCCTCGAGGTGCTGCGCTCTTTTGTGGTGGGCTACGAGACCTGGGTTTGGCTCTACGCAGGCCCTGCCTATCGGAAGATGCTGCTAGGGAACCTGCCCTCTATGCTGCGGGGCGATCGGGCTGCTTGGGAGCGCTGGTTGCTGCCGGATGATGGGAGGTAAGCGCGGATGGCCGTTCTACCCTGTTTAGCGCTGGGCGTTCCCGTTGTTCAAAAATGCCACGATGCCTCCTGCCAAACCCCTAGCCAACTGGTCCCGATAGGTACTGGTGGCCAGCCTTTTGCCCTCGGTGGGGTGATTGACAAAGCCGATTTCCACCAGGATGGCGGGGATGCGGGCATTGCGAATTACGTAGAAGGGGGCGGTCTGCACCCCGCGGCTTACCGCACCGGTCTCGCGCACCATGGCCTGCAGGGTTTTGAGGGCGAGCTGTTCGGAAAACTTGAGGTTGGCCTGGGCCAGCAGGTCGCGCATGAGCCGCTGGGCCACACTGCGGGCTTCCTGGGTCAGACGCTGCCCGAGGGAGCCCCCACCGTTTTCCAGGATGGCCTTGGACAGAAGCCGCTGGTCGATGGTCTCGCCAAAGTAGTACACTTCGATGCCCTGGGCGGCCCGCCCGGATGCGTTGGCGTGAATGGAGACGAACAGGGTGCGCTTGCTGTCGGCCATGGCAGCCCGCAGCCCCAGGTCGGCGACCTTGTCGGCCGACAGGTGTTGGTCTGTGCTGCGGGTGAGAAGAACCCGGATGCCCCGGGCCTCGAGCAGCCGCTTGGTGCGGAGGGCCACATCGAGCACCACCTCTTCTTCGCGCACGAACCCTATGGCCCCAGGGTCAACGCCCCCGTGGCCGGGGTCGAGCACCACCACTGGGGTGGGCGGGCCGGCCCTGGGGCGGGGTTGCACGCCGGTGTTGCTGCGCACCTCCAGCACCAAACGCCGGGGATCGGCCAGCTCCATGGTTCGATGATTTGTACCGGGCTTGAGGGTCACCACATAAACCGTGCCACCTGGGTTGGGGGTGGCTCGGTAGCCCACCACCTGGGGCGTGTTAAGCAAGGCCCGCAGGCTGCGGGATGGGGTGCC containing:
- a CDS encoding tetratricopeptide repeat protein, yielding MIRGMAQLDAVKGVAQALKHLERGEAAQALRVLDKVSWADLGWPDYWRVRAEAFLLLGEARRAAKCAEEGLHEAPDNLELLVVYIRALLQAQDYHKAQEALNHASQLFPQSLELQQLAETLAQHETASHPLPPSPMEAWRQPKNRPSRKPLFDEAEARAIRRAFQTPAYKPRNRPGFVLRAFLCLLLGLGLYWLWARNPG
- a CDS encoding metal ABC transporter substrate-binding protein — protein: MRSMVWTGVVLVLGLGIAQANTLSISATTGFLADMVRNVGGSRVSVVQVVPDGSDPHSFEPRPSVVRAIAGSRVLFANGLFLEPFLEKLEAQLPAGARVVKLAEGMPNLIEVAENGPHQEAEHAHDHGAYDPHLWLDPTYGLRYVEKIRDALIALDPAGRAIYTQNAARYIQRIRQVDAEVQRCLAAIPQARRKLVSQHESLSYFNRYYRLESLGSIADFVGQERGPASLARLAQVMKREGVRVIFVEPQFSQSQARSLAEATGARIVRIYSDAFDRAVDSYLELIQANGQAICTAFK
- a CDS encoding Fur family transcriptional regulator is translated as MERSTRQRQAIRQVMQELNRPLSPSEVLEAARHKVPGLGIATVYRTLKGLVEEGSAIPVELPGEAPRYELSGKKHHHHFHCTRCGKVFELEGCPGDFSFMAPQGFKTERHEIVLYGRCTQCLDPHP
- a CDS encoding TlpA family protein disulfide reductase; the encoded protein is MRRWIWFVLPLIGLVGWWLLQPKPTAAPEALPSATLQRLDGPAVQLSDFKGKPIVLNAWATWCGPCRREMPLLVEAARAHPGIQFIFLNISDGPEAVKAFQRELKLQIPNVLLDPEATLSDPLRIQGLPVTLFYNAEGVLVNRHIGEIKAETLEALLKAL
- a CDS encoding 3-hydroxyacyl-CoA dehydrogenase/enoyl-CoA hydratase family protein; the protein is MRIKKIGVVGSGTMGGAIAALAASAGVPVVMLDIPGQEDKLELVKKGLERQLKSKPASFMDKSRASLIELGTTDELEKLKDCDWIVEVIIEKPEPKQALFARIEALGTQAIVSSNTSGIPMKTLLEGRGEAFRKRFLGTHFFAPVRYLHLLELIPTPETDPAVLETMRRFGERILGKGTVICKDAPGFIANRLGVFGMAQAMRLMMSEGLTIDEVDALTGPLVGRPKSATFRTGDISGLDVLKLVSTELSHTTGEDFRMPDWVESLIQQGHLGEKTGAGFYKKVGKDIYTYDYTSGEYKPQQKLRLDEIAAIKDLPLNERLKRVGDLPGKYGAFARKLFLYNAHYALEKAQEIAYDIVSVDRALEWGFAWEQGPFKNMDAVGLDYLRKGFAELGLPEPELLKKAQGSFYKDGHYLGFDGQYHPIPAEEGVIRLQTVKQAGKTLLEGKEYALLDLGDGVALFENRAKMGTWGDGSISGLHKALDWVEANGYAGLVIGHEDPRTFSAGANLALVLMAAQEGAWDDLELATRRFQQTSMRLRRSPFPVVAAPFGLTLGGGAEFSLHSSAIQAHAELYMGLVETGVGLLPGGGGTKEMLFRFTQELAAYGPEIDLFEGVKRAFQMIMLAQTSTSALEARNMGFLRPSDGISMNRDRLIADAKRRVLFMAPDFVPQPPMKVRALGKEALGNLHYALWQFQEAKQASEHDVVVGKAVAYVLCGGDGPAREVTEQDILDLEREGFLKLLGTKKTQERIAHTLKTGKPLRN
- a CDS encoding N-acetylmuramoyl-L-alanine amidase family protein translates to MRCIFALIIGLVSLGLAQPRVGSENGLTRLVFSLPNTAKFSLSRQGNELSIRFQGTPSRSLRALLNTPQVVGYRATPNPGGTVYVVTLKPGTNHRTMELADPRRLVLEVRSNTGVQPRPRAGPPTPVVVLDPGHGGVDPGAIGFVREEEVVLDVALRTKRLLEARGIRVLLTRSTDQHLSADKVADLGLRAAMADSKRTLFVSIHANASGRAAQGIEVYYFGETIDQRLLSKAILENGGGSLGQRLTQEARSVAQRLMRDLLAQANLKFSEQLALKTLQAMVRETGAVSRGVQTAPFYVIRNARIPAILVEIGFVNHPTEGKRLATSTYRDQLARGLAGGIVAFLNNGNAQR